One genomic segment of Nonomuraea coxensis DSM 45129 includes these proteins:
- a CDS encoding TetR/AcrR family transcriptional regulator, with product MTRPPARPRRADALRNYERLLAAATDAFAEHGPQAPLDDIARAAGVGNATLYRHFPTRQALLEAVFHGHIQRLCHRAEELTSAPQPAAALISWLKDIAAQGSAAHGLAASLMAAMEGPEDSWCRKAVSDAAAALLARAQEAGEIRIDVTVRQLLKLVNAIALATEADPKPEEADRLLDILLNGLRTPSSRRART from the coding sequence GTGACGCGACCACCGGCCCGCCCTCGGCGCGCCGACGCCCTGCGCAACTACGAACGCCTCCTGGCCGCGGCCACCGACGCCTTCGCCGAGCACGGCCCCCAGGCGCCGCTCGACGACATCGCCCGTGCCGCCGGGGTCGGCAACGCGACGCTCTACCGCCACTTCCCCACCCGCCAGGCACTGCTCGAAGCCGTCTTCCACGGCCACATCCAACGCCTGTGCCACCGGGCCGAGGAACTGACATCAGCGCCTCAGCCCGCCGCCGCGCTGATCTCCTGGCTCAAGGACATCGCCGCCCAGGGCAGCGCCGCCCACGGACTGGCCGCCTCGCTCATGGCGGCGATGGAAGGTCCGGAGGATTCATGGTGCCGAAAGGCCGTCTCCGACGCAGCCGCCGCCCTGCTGGCCCGGGCGCAGGAGGCGGGCGAGATCCGTATCGACGTCACTGTGCGGCAACTGCTCAAGCTCGTCAATGCCATCGCCCTGGCCACGGAGGCCGACCCGAAGCCGGAGGAGGCCGACCGGCTCCTCGACATCCTGCTCAACGGATTGCGCACCCCGAGCAGTCGCCGAGCGCGCACCTGA
- the treZ gene encoding malto-oligosyltrehalose trehalohydrolase has protein sequence MIFEVWAPAATAVEVQVRGSRRPMSPGAGGWWSAEVEGAGHGTRYAFVVDGDGPYPDPRSRRQPEGVFGPSAVYDHARFTWSDHDWKGRDLRGSVIYELHVGTFTQEGTFHAAIEKLDHLVELGVDLVEIMPVAPVPGGRNWGYDGVDLYAVNETYGGPDGLKSFVDACHRAGLGVILDVVHNHLGPSGNFLRPFGPYFAGYRGSYWGDAVNLDGPGSDEVRRYFVGNALQWLRDYHVDGLRLDAVHALHDSRATHLLAELSAEVDALACAVGRPLALIAESDLNDPRMVLPLEAGGLGMTAQWDDDVHHALHCAVSGESHGYYEDFAGLPALAKVLTGGVLHDGTYSSFRGRSHGRPYAGVPGHRLVACLQNHDQIGNRPRGDRLPLPALKLGAGLLLTSPFTPMLFMGEEWGARSPFLFFSDHVEPRLRESEAERREREFDGFGYVWDAPDPSDEETFLRSKLDWTELKEEAHWSLLCWYRDLVALRKALPELSDPRMERVRVEVDPGGKWLVMWRGSLAVSVNFAEEAVSVPVRAGAVLLASDEPVGAGEDGRLRLPGQSMAISRPDAARTSGAA, from the coding sequence ATGATCTTTGAGGTCTGGGCGCCGGCCGCCACGGCGGTCGAGGTGCAGGTGCGGGGCTCACGCCGGCCGATGTCCCCCGGGGCCGGTGGCTGGTGGTCGGCCGAGGTCGAGGGGGCGGGGCACGGCACCCGGTACGCGTTCGTGGTGGACGGCGACGGGCCCTACCCCGACCCGCGCTCGCGCCGGCAGCCGGAGGGCGTCTTCGGGCCGAGCGCGGTCTACGACCACGCCAGGTTCACCTGGTCCGACCACGACTGGAAGGGGCGGGACCTGCGCGGTTCCGTCATCTACGAGCTGCACGTCGGGACGTTCACACAGGAGGGCACGTTCCACGCGGCGATCGAGAAGCTGGACCACCTCGTCGAGCTGGGCGTCGACCTCGTGGAGATCATGCCGGTCGCCCCGGTGCCCGGCGGTCGCAACTGGGGGTACGACGGGGTCGACCTCTACGCGGTGAACGAGACGTACGGGGGGCCCGACGGGCTCAAGTCGTTCGTGGACGCCTGCCACCGGGCCGGCCTCGGCGTGATCCTCGACGTCGTCCACAACCACCTGGGGCCGTCGGGGAACTTCCTGCGCCCGTTCGGGCCGTACTTCGCCGGCTACCGCGGCAGCTACTGGGGCGACGCGGTCAACCTCGACGGGCCCGGCTCCGACGAGGTGCGGCGCTATTTCGTCGGCAACGCGCTCCAGTGGTTGCGCGACTACCACGTGGACGGGCTGCGGCTCGACGCCGTGCACGCGCTGCACGACTCCCGCGCCACGCACCTGCTGGCCGAGCTGTCCGCCGAGGTGGACGCGCTGGCCTGCGCCGTCGGCCGGCCGCTGGCGCTGATCGCCGAGTCCGACCTCAACGACCCGCGCATGGTGCTGCCGCTGGAGGCGGGCGGGCTGGGCATGACCGCGCAATGGGACGACGACGTTCACCACGCGCTGCACTGCGCGGTCAGCGGCGAGAGCCACGGCTACTACGAGGACTTCGCGGGGCTGCCGGCGCTGGCCAAGGTGCTGACCGGCGGGGTGCTGCACGACGGGACGTACTCCAGCTTCCGCGGGCGCTCCCACGGGCGGCCGTACGCGGGCGTGCCGGGCCACCGCCTCGTGGCCTGCCTGCAGAACCACGACCAGATCGGCAACCGGCCCCGCGGCGACCGGCTGCCCCTCCCGGCGCTGAAGCTGGGGGCGGGGCTGCTGCTGACCTCGCCGTTCACGCCGATGCTGTTCATGGGGGAGGAGTGGGGGGCGCGCTCCCCCTTCCTGTTCTTCTCCGACCACGTCGAGCCGCGGCTCCGGGAGAGCGAGGCGGAGCGGCGGGAGCGCGAGTTCGACGGGTTCGGGTACGTGTGGGACGCGCCCGACCCCTCGGACGAGGAGACGTTCCTGCGGTCCAAGCTGGACTGGACCGAGCTCAAGGAGGAGGCGCACTGGTCGCTGCTGTGCTGGTACCGGGACCTCGTCGCGCTGCGCAAGGCCCTGCCCGAGCTGTCCGACCCGCGGATGGAGCGAGTCAGGGTGGAGGTGGACCCGGGCGGGAAGTGGCTGGTCATGTGGCGGGGATCGCTGGCGGTCAGCGTGAACTTCGCCGAGGAGGCGGTGAGCGTGCCGGTGAGGGCGGGGGCGGTGCTGCTGGCGTCCGACGAGCCGGTGGGGGCGGGGGAGGACGGCCGGCTGCGCCTGCCCGGCCAGTCGATGGCGATCAGCCGCCCTGACGCCGCCCGGACGTCCGGCGCCGCCTGA
- the treY gene encoding malto-oligosyltrehalose synthase: MSRRPTSTYRLQLTPGFGFAEVAGIAGYLRDLGVSHVYLSPVLEAAPGSRHGYDVTDHSRIREAFGGASGFREMAQTLAAHDLGVVVDIVPNHMNTENPAFWSVLKDGPDSPYAAWFDIAWDEDGKVALPVLGDDTEPVVDGDVLRYHEHAYPHPGHYRLVDWRQGPGYRRFFDVSTLIGLRVEDPAVLFATHEVIFWLLDEGLVDGLRVDHPDGLADPRGYLERLRARTGEKTWTVVEKILIGPERLPADWPCDGTTGYEVLNRVNGLFVDPAGGEALVRLFTELTGQPADYRRVMLESKREVLELFFRPEVERLAASAGCPPDAVRELLAAMPVYRAYVVPGEPPPPESVEIVELAAASCSAAVAPLVHEVLYGSAETITRFQQACGPVMAKGVEDTALYRWFPLACLNEVGGEPDVFGTSVAEFHEFCAGMLPYTMTTLSTHDTKRSEDVRARLSVLSELPEEWADAVAQWSAAVSFDPHLDYLAWQNLMAAWPISAERFADYLLKAAREAKTRISWVAPDPVYEEGLRTFAEAAVRLPIGKFTERIEPYAMANSLGAKLVQLMMPGVPDVYQGNEKSDFSLVDPDNRRPVGFPAEPATPWDAAKLLVTRQALRLRRRLGGGAAYLPLEADGPAAGHAVAFARGEDGHGLPRAVAVATRLPVRLARTGWGGTSLSLPPGTWRDLLTGARHTGRVPLAHLLGQYPVALLERHDL; encoded by the coding sequence GTGTCTAGGCGGCCGACCTCGACGTACCGGCTGCAGCTGACCCCCGGCTTCGGCTTCGCGGAGGTGGCGGGGATCGCCGGCTACCTGCGCGACCTCGGCGTCAGCCACGTCTACCTGTCGCCGGTGCTGGAGGCCGCGCCGGGGTCGCGGCACGGCTACGACGTCACCGACCACTCCAGGATCAGGGAGGCGTTCGGCGGGGCGAGCGGGTTCAGGGAGATGGCGCAGACGCTCGCCGCGCACGATCTGGGGGTGGTCGTCGACATCGTCCCCAACCACATGAACACGGAGAACCCCGCGTTCTGGTCGGTGCTCAAGGACGGCCCGGACTCCCCGTACGCGGCCTGGTTCGACATCGCGTGGGACGAGGACGGCAAGGTCGCGCTGCCGGTGCTGGGCGACGACACCGAGCCGGTCGTGGACGGCGACGTGCTGCGCTACCACGAGCACGCCTACCCGCATCCCGGACACTACCGGCTGGTCGACTGGCGGCAGGGCCCCGGCTACCGGCGCTTCTTCGACGTCTCGACGCTCATCGGGCTGCGCGTCGAGGATCCCGCGGTGCTGTTCGCCACGCACGAGGTGATCTTCTGGCTGCTCGACGAGGGGCTGGTGGACGGGCTGCGCGTCGACCACCCCGACGGCCTGGCCGACCCGCGCGGCTACCTGGAGCGGCTGCGCGCCCGTACCGGCGAGAAGACCTGGACGGTCGTCGAGAAGATCCTCATCGGCCCGGAGCGGCTGCCCGCCGACTGGCCCTGCGACGGCACCACCGGCTACGAGGTGCTCAACCGGGTCAACGGCCTGTTCGTGGACCCGGCGGGCGGGGAGGCGCTGGTCCGGCTGTTCACCGAGCTGACCGGGCAGCCCGCCGACTACCGGCGGGTGATGCTGGAGTCCAAGCGCGAGGTGCTGGAGCTGTTCTTCCGCCCCGAGGTCGAGCGGCTGGCCGCGTCGGCCGGCTGCCCGCCGGACGCGGTGCGCGAGCTGCTGGCCGCGATGCCGGTCTACCGCGCGTACGTGGTGCCCGGCGAGCCGCCGCCCCCCGAGTCCGTCGAGATCGTCGAGCTGGCCGCCGCGTCCTGCTCGGCGGCCGTCGCGCCGCTGGTCCACGAGGTGCTGTACGGCTCCGCGGAGACGATCACCCGCTTCCAGCAGGCGTGCGGCCCCGTCATGGCCAAGGGCGTGGAGGACACCGCGCTCTACCGGTGGTTCCCGCTGGCCTGCCTCAACGAGGTGGGCGGGGAGCCGGACGTGTTCGGCACCTCGGTGGCGGAGTTCCACGAGTTCTGCGCCGGGATGCTCCCGTACACGATGACGACCCTCTCCACGCACGACACCAAACGCTCCGAGGACGTGCGGGCGCGGCTGTCGGTGCTGTCGGAGCTGCCGGAGGAGTGGGCCGACGCGGTCGCGCAGTGGTCGGCCGCCGTGAGCTTCGACCCCCACCTCGACTACCTGGCCTGGCAGAACCTCATGGCCGCCTGGCCGATCTCGGCCGAGAGGTTCGCGGACTACCTGCTCAAGGCGGCGCGGGAGGCCAAGACCAGGATCTCGTGGGTCGCTCCCGACCCGGTGTACGAGGAGGGGCTGCGGACGTTCGCCGAGGCGGCGGTGCGGCTGCCGATCGGCAAGTTCACCGAGCGGATCGAGCCGTACGCGATGGCGAACTCGCTGGGCGCCAAGCTCGTGCAGCTCATGATGCCCGGCGTGCCCGACGTCTACCAGGGCAACGAGAAGAGCGACTTCTCGCTGGTGGACCCCGACAACCGGCGGCCCGTCGGCTTCCCCGCCGAGCCCGCGACCCCCTGGGACGCGGCCAAGCTGCTGGTCACCCGGCAGGCGCTGCGGCTGCGGCGGCGGCTCGGGGGCGGGGCGGCGTACCTGCCGCTGGAGGCCGACGGGCCCGCGGCCGGGCACGCGGTCGCCTTCGCCCGCGGCGAGGACGGGCACGGGCTGCCCCGCGCGGTCGCCGTCGCCACCCGGCTGCCGGTGCGGCTGGCCCGTACGGGATGGGGCGGCACGTCGCTCTCCCTGCCCCCGGGAACGTGGCGCGACCTGCTCACCGGCGCGCGGCACACCGGCCGTGTCCCCCTCGCGCACCTGCTCGGTCAGTATCCGGTCGCACTGCTGGAGAGACATGATCTTTGA
- a CDS encoding NmrA/HSCARG family protein: MDNTIVVTGASGTQGGATARALLAAGWRVRALVRDPQTVAAQELARAGAQLVRGDMGNRAQLETAFQGAYGVFSVQPTMGYPGTPADFTIEDELCLGRNVADAAAEARVRHFVYASVGSADAGHGIRRWESKAELETYAKQLGLPLTILRPVRFMENQIDPRFGARDGVIADVIRPDVPVQLIAGTDIGVFAALAFTHREQYLGLTLELAGDERTMPEIAHLMSRTLGRPITYRAIPREALTDKGHDAVAGYEFANHMGGWHADIPSLRERHPQLMDFATWLEREGATKDAAAQKSA; this comes from the coding sequence ATGGACAACACGATCGTGGTCACGGGCGCCAGCGGCACCCAGGGCGGCGCGACGGCGAGGGCTCTGCTGGCCGCCGGGTGGCGGGTGCGTGCCCTGGTACGCGACCCGCAGACCGTCGCCGCCCAAGAACTGGCCCGCGCGGGTGCGCAGCTCGTCCGCGGCGACATGGGGAACCGCGCCCAGCTCGAAACCGCATTCCAGGGCGCGTACGGCGTCTTCAGCGTGCAGCCCACCATGGGCTACCCGGGCACCCCCGCCGATTTCACCATCGAGGACGAGCTGTGTCTGGGCAGAAACGTCGCCGACGCCGCCGCCGAGGCCCGCGTGCGGCACTTCGTGTACGCCTCCGTCGGTTCGGCCGACGCCGGCCACGGAATTCGGCGGTGGGAGAGCAAGGCGGAACTGGAGACGTACGCCAAGCAGCTCGGCTTGCCACTAACGATCTTGCGGCCGGTCCGGTTCATGGAAAACCAGATCGACCCCCGCTTCGGCGCCCGCGATGGTGTCATTGCCGACGTCATCCGCCCCGACGTACCGGTGCAGCTCATCGCCGGCACCGACATCGGCGTCTTCGCGGCCTTGGCCTTCACCCACCGGGAGCAGTACCTGGGCCTGACTCTGGAGCTGGCCGGCGACGAGCGAACCATGCCGGAAATCGCCCACCTGATGAGCCGGACACTTGGCCGCCCGATCACCTACCGCGCCATCCCACGCGAAGCCCTGACCGACAAGGGGCACGACGCCGTGGCCGGTTACGAGTTCGCCAACCACATGGGCGGCTGGCACGCCGACATCCCGTCCCTGCGTGAGCGCCATCCACAGCTGATGGATTTCGCGACATGGCTGGAGCGTGAGGGAGCGACCAAGGACGCGGCCGCCCAGAAATCGGCTTGA
- a CDS encoding tyrosine-type recombinase/integrase — translation MIDQLPEKIASELPAVAAPPDRARNPYWAYLDSLDSAESRRAMKGCLDRIARLMAGRDPAGLDAGKPDAAALAITGETVHWHLLRPEHTQHIRSMIAAATTRRKDADPEPWSTAYRNKHIVALRQVLDRAWLLGLMTADERDRAQRVPQFSGTRLPAGKHLPVERVGALFAACDADLNPDDVEDEAHRERLRRTALRDAALLAALYSTGARRSELAGVTLDDYDPADRSLRIRHGKRNKERLVYLTSSAVSRIEAWLTVRGNKPGGLFAPFTPRGGHVRRTRAGIVAHMSGQTVGDVIATRAAQAGLPEAPDAHDFRRTFTGELLDAGVDLATAQALLGHASPATTARYDRRPERARRAAVDKISTPDAVPLPGAARRRRTAMPGA, via the coding sequence ATGATCGACCAACTGCCGGAGAAGATCGCGAGCGAACTGCCCGCTGTGGCGGCCCCGCCCGACCGGGCCAGGAACCCGTACTGGGCCTACCTCGACAGCCTCGACAGCGCCGAATCCCGCCGCGCCATGAAGGGCTGCCTCGACCGGATCGCCCGCCTCATGGCAGGCCGAGACCCTGCCGGCCTCGACGCCGGGAAGCCGGACGCGGCTGCGCTCGCCATCACCGGGGAGACCGTGCACTGGCACCTGCTGAGGCCCGAGCACACCCAGCACATCCGCTCCATGATCGCCGCGGCGACCACCCGCCGCAAGGACGCCGACCCGGAGCCGTGGTCAACTGCGTACCGGAATAAGCACATCGTCGCCCTGCGGCAGGTCCTCGACCGGGCGTGGCTGCTCGGGCTGATGACCGCTGACGAGCGCGACCGCGCCCAGCGTGTCCCCCAGTTCTCGGGGACGCGCCTCCCCGCGGGCAAGCACCTGCCGGTGGAGCGGGTGGGCGCGCTGTTCGCCGCCTGCGACGCCGACCTCAACCCCGACGACGTCGAGGACGAAGCGCACCGCGAGCGGCTACGCCGCACGGCACTGCGGGACGCGGCCCTGCTCGCGGCGCTGTACTCGACCGGCGCCCGCCGCTCCGAGCTGGCCGGGGTGACGCTGGACGACTACGACCCGGCCGACCGGTCCCTGCGCATCCGGCACGGCAAGCGGAACAAGGAACGGCTCGTCTACCTCACGTCCAGCGCCGTCTCCCGGATCGAGGCGTGGCTGACCGTGCGCGGCAACAAGCCGGGCGGCCTGTTCGCGCCGTTCACCCCGCGCGGCGGGCATGTGCGCCGCACCCGGGCGGGCATCGTGGCACATATGAGCGGCCAGACGGTCGGCGACGTGATCGCCACCCGCGCCGCCCAGGCCGGGCTCCCCGAGGCCCCCGACGCGCACGACTTCCGCCGCACCTTCACGGGCGAACTCCTGGACGCCGGCGTGGACCTGGCCACCGCGCAGGCCCTGCTCGGGCACGCTTCACCGGCCACGACGGCGCGGTACGACCGGCGGCCGGAGCGGGCCCGCCGCGCGGCCGTGGACAAAATCAGTACCCCCGACGCCGTGCCGCTCCCTGGTGCTGCGCGCCGCCGCCGGACGGCTATGCCTGGGGCATGA
- a CDS encoding type II toxin-antitoxin system Phd/YefM family antitoxin, whose protein sequence is MTTTHDSLGISEARSQLGTLVARAVHGRRHTTISRSTTERAVLISEEEFEEYVRLKRERETAEVRAKMDAAARGELEMTTYTSREQAYDDLGLGDTAQ, encoded by the coding sequence ATGACCACCACGCACGACTCACTGGGCATCTCCGAAGCCCGCAGCCAGCTCGGCACGCTCGTAGCGCGCGCCGTGCACGGCCGCCGGCACACCACCATCAGCCGATCCACCACCGAGCGCGCAGTGCTCATTTCCGAGGAGGAGTTCGAGGAGTATGTACGACTTAAGCGAGAGCGCGAGACCGCCGAGGTCCGCGCCAAGATGGACGCTGCCGCCCGGGGGGAGCTCGAAATGACCACCTACACATCGCGCGAGCAGGCTTACGACGACCTCGGGCTAGGTGACACCGCCCAGTGA
- a CDS encoding DNRLRE domain-containing protein — protein MRLRSGGGIQVRRVTSRWDPTTVTWAAQPTNTTENAVTNRSSVGGSCGPTAMSWDITSMARQWAGDGGNYGVVLMSPAERASANYRVFPSSENTDFNDPPKLTATFAPGGEATTLYPAGADGVEVIQAPATWGDDIPQLAEPQAHALSSAIDRAEANGDALAKPYVDMVSGQVIVPAASADGHTIGSAPLTGTAYLGLGGVDWTIPGDFTDGDTDEDSDGVVDPGESYTFTPQVPDAATSYSRQTAIAREIMNLTSAELPGADHLVEARIWAERNQVLIKTNAVSSELRLALAQRYGTNAVVLHLDPNATVLKLTAGTDSRANDNDGYINGGGAYVTEYGDECTMGFAWKIPAGKRLVTAGHCMPKAYSSVRVSNDGTRFYGQRVGMLTTYEYGKGTVPLPGQNKWLGDTALVTTDPSVAVPTASIFTGDETSRTRRPVKSSWSRRSAHNELYCVGGRSTGQHCNWRVDNPNTWKKTDGGTTDNIVTGKRSGDCVEGGDSGGPVYTFRSDGSVVAKGVANAGTSPLIGDCVMVFTDITTIREAYGGDVLKRK, from the coding sequence TTGCGGCTCCGCAGTGGGGGAGGCATACAGGTACGGCGCGTCACTAGCCGGTGGGATCCGACCACAGTCACCTGGGCGGCTCAGCCGACCAACACCACCGAGAACGCCGTCACCAATAGGAGCAGCGTCGGTGGATCCTGCGGCCCGACTGCTATGAGCTGGGACATCACATCCATGGCTCGTCAATGGGCCGGGGATGGCGGCAACTACGGCGTGGTGCTGATGTCGCCGGCCGAGCGCGCCAGCGCAAACTATCGGGTCTTCCCGTCGTCCGAAAATACAGACTTCAACGATCCGCCCAAGCTCACCGCGACATTCGCGCCCGGCGGCGAGGCCACCACCCTCTATCCTGCGGGCGCGGACGGCGTCGAGGTCATCCAGGCCCCCGCGACATGGGGCGACGACATCCCGCAGCTCGCCGAGCCCCAAGCGCACGCGCTGAGCTCGGCCATCGACCGCGCGGAGGCCAACGGCGACGCACTCGCCAAACCATACGTGGACATGGTCAGCGGTCAGGTCATCGTCCCAGCCGCCAGCGCTGACGGTCACACGATCGGATCCGCGCCCCTGACGGGCACCGCCTACCTTGGTCTCGGAGGCGTCGACTGGACGATTCCAGGTGACTTCACCGACGGCGACACGGACGAGGATTCCGACGGGGTGGTCGACCCGGGTGAGAGCTATACCTTTACTCCGCAAGTGCCGGACGCTGCCACCAGCTATTCCCGCCAGACGGCCATCGCCCGCGAGATCATGAACTTGACCAGCGCCGAATTGCCAGGTGCCGACCATCTCGTCGAGGCCCGGATCTGGGCGGAACGCAACCAGGTCCTCATCAAGACGAACGCGGTGTCGTCGGAGCTGAGGCTGGCGCTGGCCCAGCGCTACGGCACTAACGCGGTCGTGCTCCATCTGGACCCGAACGCCACCGTCCTGAAGCTCACGGCGGGTACGGACAGCCGCGCGAACGACAACGACGGCTATATCAACGGCGGCGGCGCATACGTGACGGAATACGGTGACGAGTGCACCATGGGCTTCGCCTGGAAGATCCCCGCAGGCAAGAGACTGGTGACCGCAGGGCACTGCATGCCGAAGGCTTACAGTTCGGTCCGCGTCTCCAACGATGGCACGCGTTTCTACGGCCAGCGCGTCGGCATGCTCACCACCTACGAATACGGCAAGGGCACTGTGCCGCTCCCGGGTCAGAACAAGTGGTTGGGCGACACGGCTTTGGTTACCACGGACCCGTCTGTGGCAGTGCCGACCGCGTCGATCTTCACCGGCGACGAGACATCGCGGACCAGGAGGCCGGTGAAGAGCAGTTGGAGCCGGCGGTCCGCGCACAACGAGCTGTACTGTGTCGGCGGACGCAGTACCGGCCAGCATTGCAACTGGCGGGTTGACAACCCCAACACGTGGAAGAAGACAGACGGCGGGACGACGGACAACATCGTCACCGGGAAACGATCCGGCGACTGCGTGGAGGGTGGCGACTCGGGCGGCCCGGTCTACACCTTCCGGAGTGATGGGTCCGTCGTGGCCAAGGGCGTTGCGAACGCCGGAACCAGCCCGCTGATCGGCGATTGCGTCATGGTGTTCACCGATATCACCACCATCCGTGAGGCGTACGGTGGTGACGTGTTGAAGCGGAAGTAA
- the glgX gene encoding glycogen debranching protein GlgX, with amino-acid sequence MIEVWPGDPYPLGATYDGAGTNFSVYTEVADKVELCLFDDNNVESRVPLTEVDGFIWHGYLPGIGPGQRYGYRVHGPYEPQHGLRCNPNKLLLDPYAMAIEGDVKWDEAVYGYRFGSPDTRNDMDSAPYVQRSIVINPFFGWGHDRPPATPYHDTVIYEAHVRGLTISHPKIPEHLRGTYAALGHPEILDHLTKLGVTALELMPVHQFVTDHILEERGLSNYWGYNSIGFFAPHNRYSSQGQRGGQVLEFKAMVRALHEAGIEVILDVVYNHTAEGNHLGPTLGFRGIDNVNYYRVVDDDKRYYLDTTGTGNSLLMRSPHVLQMIMDSLRYWVIEMHVDGFRFDLASTLARELHEVDRLSAFFDLVQQDPVLSQVKLIAEPWDVGPGGYQVGNFPSRWTEWNGRYRDTIRDLWRGQPATLPEFGSRFTGSSDLYQDDSRRPAASINFVTCHDGFTLQDLVSYNHKHNEANKEGNRDGTDDNRSWNCGEEGTAGIAIEALREQQKRNFLTTLFLSQGVPMLSHGDELGRTQKGNNNGYCQDNELTWVDWSDVRENWLLLEFTQRLAELRKKHPVFRRRRFFYGKPVRGLSDIAWLTPSGEEMTDSDWNVGYAKSLAVFLNGEAITEPDRRGRPIRDDSFLLLFNAHHDTITFTIPKDYGEMWHTEIDTAMPIMLDARMCRGGEAIEVPGRSVRVLRRV; translated from the coding sequence ATGATCGAAGTGTGGCCGGGAGACCCGTATCCGCTCGGGGCGACCTACGACGGCGCGGGGACCAACTTCTCGGTCTACACCGAGGTCGCCGACAAGGTCGAGCTGTGCCTGTTCGACGACAACAACGTCGAGTCGCGGGTGCCGCTCACCGAGGTGGACGGGTTCATCTGGCACGGCTACCTGCCGGGGATCGGGCCGGGCCAGCGCTACGGCTACCGCGTCCACGGGCCGTACGAGCCGCAGCACGGCCTGCGCTGCAATCCGAACAAGCTGCTGCTCGACCCGTACGCGATGGCCATCGAAGGCGACGTGAAGTGGGACGAGGCGGTGTACGGCTACCGCTTCGGCAGCCCCGACACCCGCAACGACATGGACTCGGCCCCCTACGTCCAGCGCTCGATCGTCATCAACCCGTTCTTCGGCTGGGGCCACGACCGGCCGCCCGCGACGCCGTACCACGACACGGTGATCTACGAGGCGCACGTGCGCGGGCTGACGATCAGCCATCCGAAGATCCCGGAGCACCTGCGCGGCACGTACGCGGCCCTCGGGCACCCGGAGATCCTCGACCACCTCACCAAGCTCGGCGTGACCGCGCTGGAGCTGATGCCGGTGCACCAGTTCGTGACGGACCACATCCTGGAGGAGCGCGGGCTGTCCAACTACTGGGGCTACAACTCGATCGGCTTCTTCGCCCCGCACAACCGCTACTCCAGCCAGGGGCAGCGCGGCGGCCAGGTGCTGGAGTTCAAGGCGATGGTGCGGGCGCTGCACGAGGCGGGCATCGAGGTGATCCTCGACGTGGTCTACAACCACACCGCAGAGGGCAACCACCTGGGCCCCACCCTGGGCTTCCGCGGGATCGACAACGTCAACTACTACCGCGTCGTGGACGACGACAAGCGCTATTACCTCGACACCACGGGCACCGGCAACAGCCTGCTCATGCGGTCGCCGCACGTCCTCCAGATGATCATGGACTCGCTGCGCTACTGGGTCATCGAGATGCACGTGGACGGCTTCCGGTTCGACCTCGCCTCCACCCTCGCGCGGGAGCTGCACGAGGTCGACCGGCTGAGCGCCTTCTTCGACCTGGTCCAGCAGGACCCGGTGCTGTCCCAGGTCAAGCTGATCGCCGAGCCGTGGGACGTCGGCCCCGGCGGCTACCAGGTCGGCAACTTCCCCTCCCGCTGGACGGAGTGGAACGGCCGCTACCGCGACACCATCCGCGACCTGTGGCGGGGGCAGCCGGCGACGCTGCCGGAGTTCGGCTCCCGCTTCACCGGCTCCAGCGACCTCTACCAGGACGACAGCCGCCGCCCGGCCGCCTCGATCAACTTCGTCACCTGCCACGACGGCTTCACGCTGCAGGACCTCGTGTCGTACAACCACAAGCACAACGAGGCGAACAAGGAGGGCAACCGCGACGGCACCGACGACAACAGGTCGTGGAACTGCGGCGAGGAGGGCACGGCCGGCATCGCCATCGAGGCGCTGCGCGAGCAGCAGAAGCGCAACTTCCTCACCACGCTGTTCCTGTCGCAGGGCGTCCCGATGCTCTCCCACGGCGACGAGCTGGGCCGCACCCAGAAGGGCAACAACAACGGCTACTGCCAGGACAACGAGCTGACCTGGGTCGACTGGTCGGACGTGCGCGAGAACTGGCTGCTGCTGGAGTTCACGCAGCGGCTGGCCGAGCTGCGCAAGAAGCACCCGGTCTTCCGGCGCAGGAGGTTCTTCTACGGCAAGCCGGTACGCGGCCTCAGCGACATCGCCTGGCTCACCCCGTCCGGGGAGGAGATGACGGACAGCGACTGGAACGTCGGCTACGCGAAGTCCCTCGCGGTCTTCCTCAACGGCGAGGCCATCACCGAGCCCGACCGGCGCGGCCGGCCGATCCGCGACGACTCCTTCCTCCTGCTGTTCAACGCGCACCACGACACCATCACGTTCACGATCCCCAAGGACTACGGCGAGATGTGGCACACGGAGATCGACACCGCGATGCCGATCATGCTCGACGCGCGGATGTGCCGCGGCGGCGAGGCGATCGAGGTCCCCGGCAGGAGCGTGCGGGTGCTGCGCCGTGTCTAG